The nucleotide window AAATATGGGAAAAAGTCAACCGGGGGCCTAAGTAAACTATCAAAAAACATTACGGGGTGCAAATAACAACGATCATGGCGTATGTAATGAAATCTTGCATCGGGATTAGTCGTCCCGTGATGCGGCGCGCGCCGGCGGCAGGCAATCGATGGCGGCAGGACGCGGCCCGACGCCAGCCCGACAGACCGACAGACGCCCCGAGACGCCGCGCCCGGCCACACGTCCCTCGCTCGCGCCGCCCTCGCCAGCTCAATGTTTACTTGTCGGAACAGCTGACCGGCCGGTAAGTCACGTGCTTTGTCTCGCAGTTCCTCACCTCGCAGTGTTTTACGCCGAAcagttttatcattatcatcccgTGCGACCGCTCGCGATGCAGGCCCGGTGTAATTTGAGTCGGCCGGCTcgtaaattatcattataatgcGTTGCGCTTTTTCGTTCCATTCTATTCTATCCCTCGGGAGCCCGGCGCGCACATACCGATTTCTTTATCCTCGAATGGTGGTATGGCGAAGCTTTTGTAATGTATCCTTTATGTGACACAATGGCTGCGGACAAAAGGATCTGCGGGCTATTGTCGTCCCACCTTGCTCGGGCTGCAGTAAAAAATAACGTTCGCCTCGCTACCGGCCGTGGGCTTgcgaaaattatttttgcaaaCCAATCCTATCATTTTGCGAGTCAGCCTGCCCCGGGATTGGTGTTTATGCAAACAAAAGGTGCATTGTTTAGCGTGAAAGAATTTTctccattacatatttatttgcaACTGTCCTATGTAACTTTTCTCATTATAGTAGAGCCTCGAGTTGGGATAGTGGAACTTAAGTGCTATCAGCGTAACCCCTTCACAATGTCGGTCTGACGTGTTATAAatcggtttatttattttataggagGCGGTCCCAGAGGTGCAGGGTCGAGCGGGAGTGCGGTCGGTAAGATATTGCGTAGGATGCAAGCTGTCACAGATTTTATACATTTGTCTACATTGTCTGCTAtcctaaataattaaattaattttaataggtaattaataacagaacataaaacagtaaataaaataaaaattaattcttaCCAAATATTTCAGATGCCCGAAGAGAAGAGAAGAGAAGAAAATGCGTCGCCTTCTGTACGTATACTGAATGTATCCTGAGTGTCTGATTCTTTCCGGTATACCTTCAGTATACGTAACAGAAGATGACACTTGCAACGTTCGAAGACCGCAGAAGACGAAGACGACGAAGAAGTTTCATCTTCATTCTTGCTGTTTTTCTATTCTAAATTGTTATTGTGTTTTACctacattgtaaaaatgtttacaGTAAAATTACTTgattatgtttaattaaatgtaGATACATTATTTTACTGTAAGCAACTTTTACCATGTAGGTAATTAATTGTgtaattctaattttaattagttagtaCCAGTCTAATTGTAATTGAAATATGACAAAATTAAAGATTAGTATCTATCTTTGTAAATCCACAGTTGTAAAAAACTTTTACTgttatataacctacataataatatttacataattcggtatttacaaatatttatataagattttttaattaacgttAGATAGATACAGATAGGTATATCTTTGTAACATTGTTATTCTGCCCtataataaagaaaagtatagataatacctaTTA belongs to Bicyclus anynana chromosome 10, ilBicAnyn1.1, whole genome shotgun sequence and includes:
- the LOC128198427 gene encoding uncharacterized protein LOC128198427; this encodes MAYVMKSCIGISRPVMRRAPAAGNRWRQDAARRQPDRPTDAPRRRARPHVPRSRRPRQLNVYLSEQLTGRRRSQRCRVERECGRCPKRREEKKMRRLLYVY